The proteins below come from a single Acidobacteriota bacterium genomic window:
- a CDS encoding molecular chaperone — protein MTVLANWEPFRQYSTMQDRTNRMNRLFRELLSSEAPEEALTTTSFAPPVDIYEDEHNITLKIEVAGIDENDIDVRIDNNTLTVQGERKIEKEEKEENFRRVERHYGSFTRSFTLPSSVDPAQVSAHYDKGVLNINLAKKAEAKPKQIKVNVGREKVLEAKTQSKAA, from the coding sequence ATGACAGTCTTAGCCAATTGGGAACCTTTCCGCCAGTATTCCACCATGCAAGACCGCACGAATCGCATGAACCGCCTTTTCCGCGAGTTACTTAGCTCCGAAGCTCCGGAAGAAGCGTTGACCACCACCAGCTTCGCACCTCCAGTCGATATCTACGAGGATGAGCACAACATCACGTTGAAGATCGAAGTCGCCGGCATTGACGAAAATGACATTGATGTTCGCATCGACAACAACACCCTTACCGTGCAAGGCGAGCGCAAGATCGAGAAAGAAGAGAAAGAGGAAAACTTCCGCCGTGTGGAACGGCACTACGGAAGCTTCACCCGCTCATTCACGCTGCCCTCCTCAGTGGATCCCGCCCAGGTGAGCGCCCACTATGACAAGGGCGTGCTGAACATCAATCTCGCCAAGAAGGCTGAAGCAAAGCCCAAGCAGATCAAAGTTAACGTTGGGCGTGAGAAGGTACTCGAAGCCAAGACTCAATCTAAGGCAGCGTAA